In Channa argus isolate prfri chromosome 23, Channa argus male v1.0, whole genome shotgun sequence, the following are encoded in one genomic region:
- the znf609a gene encoding zinc finger protein 609a isoform X3, translated as MESPVSNPAPPPLHLLAPIVNSDISSPCEQIIVRTRSVAVNTADASLATEPECLGPCEPGTSVNLEGIVWQETEDGMLVVNVTWRNKTYVGTLLDCTRHDWAPPRFCDSPTSDVEMRSGRGRGKRMRPSSNTPLNDNSNSSDNKGSGSSKTRGAAANSKGRRGSQMAGGAEDVKASPSSAKRKTKPVSDMEPTSSSEDTKASKRMRTNSTGAATPLPGGKNDSLPPPQLDRTCPSPVLIDCPHPNCNKKYKHINGLKYHQARAHNDEDVRLDQDADSEYGDDSNLHPDSAACNGAGISPTRSTTPKGRGFDAPSPSSGKLKGRKKGGEAEPEVTDGGEEGGCLTDETSNDGMDDRRAKKMAAGGKSDKLTQKGLKPTRPVAPAAPGAPSPYTPQTSSPALGSVVQSVPKSPQLKTIQPKPPPLADLASSPALTKDKKKKDKKKREGGKEGDSPKAMGKGGRPEEGKSPYSEASDTLLNGSTEAHQSRLASIKAEADKVYSFSDNAPSPSIGVASRIEAGVATPLHLNQNGADNASVKTSSPAYSDISDAGEDGEGKTEGVKVKTEPDQGLREGAKKALFPPQAASKESPYYTNYDSYYSPTYPNPSPGAAPAAPPHVEGAQVKVKKEEEAEVGEEGKLKVEPQEERKVEPGTPQPSVIQQRSNMYTQPLYYNQYYASYPYSPDQAYHAHLLASNPAYRQQYEERQRQADKKAECKEREVGGRDEWKQKASVPPTLSRAPSLTDLGTKGGLNPAKPKELSLTSEQTKSVIMAKGEDLKAPVQPEGLKMKLSEAGHHGKEEAKPVESSRPTGVEPAMWYRQEPDSRLWPYVYPNKYSEAPKPHEEDRWKEERERERDRKGKEERPRPREGPQKDEAKEGAEGRTQLPPEEHRGAGKEMRPSHMQFSSPLAQHQSYMSYVHGPYAYSQGYEPSHPGYRGMPSVMMQNYPGSYLPPSYSFSSYGGKVVAGEEGEKSSRSSPTVKPPGEAKALELLQQHASQYKSKSPSIQDNKNPHDRERDKDREREGDRPRSSPSQRILPSHHHLAYPLLSGQYDLSYGSAIVASQQASAPSMYPPARRHI; from the exons ATGGAGTCTCCGGTGTCCaaccctgctcctcctcctctccatctcctCGCTCCCATCGTCAACAGTGACATCTCATCTCCCTGCGAGCAGATCATAGTTCGCACACGCTCAGTAGCAGTGAACACAGCAGACGCCTCACTGGCGACTGAGCCAGAGTGCCTGGGACCCTGTGAGCCAGGAACCAGCGTCAACCTGGAAGGCATTGTGTGGCAGGAGACTGAGGACG GCATGCTGGTCGTCAACGTCACCTGGAGGAACAAGACGTACGTTGGAACCCTTCTGGACTGCACAAGACATGACTGGGCCCCACCAAG GTTCTGTGACTCTCCCACCAGTGATGTGGAGATGCGCAGCGGTCGCGGTCGAGGTAAGAGGATGCGTCCCAGCAGCAACACGCCACTGAATGACAACAGCAACTCCTCAGACAATAaaggcagcggcagcagcaaGACACGTGGAGCAGCTGCCAACAGCAAAGGGCGGCGCGGCAGTCAGATGGCTGGTGGCGCAGAGGATGTGAAGGCTAGTCCGTCATCTGCCAAGAGGAAGACCAAACCTGTGTCTGACATGGAGCCTACGTCCAGCTCAGAGGACACCAAAGCTTCAAAACGCATGAGAACCAACTCCACTGGTGCTGCCACACCCCTCCCTGGAGGTAAAAATGACTCCCTGCCTCCTCCTCAGCTGGATCGGACTTGTCCCTCCCCTGTACTGATTGACTGCCCCCATCCTAACTGTAACAAGAAATATAAGCACATCAATGGGCTGAAGTACCACCAGGCTCGTGCCCATAATGATGAGGATGTGCGATTGGATCAGGACGCAGACAGTGAATATGGGGATGACTCCAACCTCCATCCTGATTCTGCCGCCTGCAACGGTGCTGGCATCTCCCCAACACGCTCCACCACACCGAAAGGACGAGGCTTTGACGCACCCTCTCCTTCATCAGGGAAATTGAAGGGAAGGAAGAAGGGTGGGGAGGCTGAACCTGAAGTGACAGATGGTGGTGAAGAAGGGGGTTGTTTGACTGACGAGACCAGCAACGATGGGATGGATGATAGAAGAGCCAAGAAGATGGCGGCAGGGGGCAAGTCTGATAAACTGACCCAGAAAGGCTTGAAACCGACCCGTCCCGTGGCCCCCGCTGCACCCGGAGCCCCCTCACCCTACACTCCGCAGACATCCTCCCCTGCTTTGGGCTCAGTAGTACAGTCTGTCCCCAAGAGCCCACAGCTAAAGACCATCCAACCTAAACCGCCCCCTCTCGCTGACCTCGCCTCCAGCCCCGCTCTCACcaaggacaagaagaagaaggacaaaaagaagCGGGAAGGGGGTAAAGAGGGAGACAGTCCAAAGGCGATGGGTAAGGGTGGGAGGCCGGAGGAAGGGAAGAGCCCATACTCTGAGGCGTCAGACACTTTGCTAAATGGCTCCACAGAAGCTCACCAGAGCCGACTGGCCAGCATCAAGGCAGAGGCTGACAAGGTGTACAGCTTCTCAGACAATGCCCCCAGCCCTTCCATCGGCGTAGCCAGCAGGATTGAGGCTGGTGTTGCGACCCCTCTCCACCTTAACCAGAACGGAGCCGACAACGCCTCTGTCAAAACCAGCAGCCCAGCCTACTCTGACATCTCAGACGCGGGCGAGGATGGGGAGGGGAAGACAGAGGGGGTGAAGGTCAAAACTGAGCCCGACCAGGGGCTTCGTGAAGGGGCCAAGAAGGCTCTCTTCCCCCCTCAGGCCGCTAGTAAAGAATCGCCCTACTACACCAACTACGACTCATACTACTCCCCCACTTACCCCAACCCTAGCCCGGGTGCAGCCCCTGCAGCCCCCCCACATGTGGAGGGAGCTCAGGTGAAggtgaagaaggaggaggaggcagaggtggGCGAGGAGGGCAAACTGAAGGTAGAGCCCCAAGAGGAAAGGAAGGTGGAGCCGGGGACTCCGCAGCCATCAGTCATCCAGCAGCGCTCCAACATGTACACCCAGCCCCTTTACTACAACCAATATTATGCATCCTACCCCTACTCTCCTGACCAGGCCTACCACGCCCACCTGTTGGCCTCCAACCCTGCCTACCGGCAGCAGTACGAAGAGCGGCAGCGACAGGCTGACAAGAAAGCTGAGTGCAAGGAACGGGAGGTGGGAGGCAGAGATGAATGGAAGCAGAAAGCTTCAGTGCCCCCCACCTTGTCCAGAGCCCCCAGCCTCACTGACTTGGGCACCAAGGGAGGGCTGAACCCAGCCAAGCCCAAAGAACTCTCACTAACGTCAGAACAGACAAAGTCTGTTATTATGGCAAAAGGAGAGGACCTCAAGGCCCCAGTCCAGCCTGAGGGTCTGAAGATGAAGCTCAGCGAAGCAGGGCATCATGGGAAGGAGGAGGCCAAGCCAGTGGAGTCCAGCAGGCCAACAGGTGTAGAACCTGCTATGTGGTACAGACAG GAGCCAGACTCACGCCTGTGGCCCTACGTCTACCCCAACAAATACTCAGAAGCTCCTAAACCTCACGAGGAGGACAGGTGGAAGGAGGAAAGGGAGAGGGAGCGTGACAGAAAGGGGAAGGAGGAGAGACCCCGTCCCAGGGAGGGCCCCCAGAAAGATGAAGCAAAGGAGGGAGCGGAGGGCAGAACTCAGCTGCCTCCAGAGGAGCACCGAGGAGCAGGAAAGGAGATGCGGCCCTCTCACATGCAGTTCTCCTCCCCCCTAGCCCAGCACCAGAGCTACATGTCCTACGTGCACGGACCTTACGCCTACAGCCAGGGCTACGAGCCGAGCCACCCTGGCTACAGGGGCATGCCCTCGGTCATGATGCAGAATTACCCCG GCTCATACCTGCCGCCCAGTTACTCCTTTTCCTCATATGGAGGGAAGGTGGTGGctggagaggagggggagaagTCCTCCAGATCCAGTCCCACAGTGAAGCCCCCCGGTGAGGCCAAAGCTTTGGAGCTACTGCAGCAGCACGCGAGCCAGTACAAGAGTAAATCTCCGTCCATCCAAGACAACAAGAACCCACATGACCGGGAGagagataaagacagagagagggagggggaccGGCCGCGATCCTCCCCTTCTCAACGCATCCTTCCTTCCCACCACCACCTGGCATACCCGCTGCTGTCGGGACAGTACGACCTGTCCTACGGCTCAG